A part of Scophthalmus maximus strain ysfricsl-2021 chromosome 20, ASM2237912v1, whole genome shotgun sequence genomic DNA contains:
- the surf6 gene encoding surfeit locus protein 6 has protein sequence MDLASKDSYIQKLASRVFSQRDQEPKKRPFAHSTGKGDAGPPKKKKKCKKKHFKERGANEKTPKPQQKPPLSPAAPKGPATAKPSGINGSTAQTPKGVNVQTTFSTVDVLRKRLHEKIEESRGQGAPKDALSEAVQAKRAKRKLERERKKRKRKEFRMKKLAEKSGEEQLPEIKKEEQQAPVASKRNETTIVFNKVEMVEEGFVDKMQKKKSKKQSIKGQLTPLTGKNYKQLLSRVEARKEKLEKLREKDEGKAREMEEKIKWTNLLYKAEGIKIKDDENMLQVALKRKEKRRDHRKKDWVKRSENVVEKMQHRQDKRRKNIQKQKQVKTEKKKDRARKRGRVLPEDLKRAAV, from the exons ATGGATCTCGCCTCCAAGGACTCGTACATCCAGAAACTCGCCAGTAGAGTATTTTCTCAACGCGACCAGGAGCCGAAGAAGAGACCGTTCG CTCATTCGACGGGTAAAGGTGACGCTGGTcctccaaagaagaagaaaaagtgtaaaaagaaacatttcaaggAAAGGGGCGCCAATGAGAAGACGCCAAAACCCCAACAGAAGCCTCCACTCTCTCCAGCGGCACCCAAAGGCCCGGCCACAGCCAAACCAAGTGGCATAAACGGATCCACAGCACAAACACCTAAAG gggtCAATGTACAGACCACGTTCTCGACAGTAGATGTTCTGCGCAAGAGGCTGCATGAAAAGATTGAAGAGTCCAGGGGGCAG GGAGCCCCAAAGGATGCATTGTCAGAGGCCGTCCAGGCAAAGCGAGCAAAGCGAAAGCTGGAACGGGAgcggaagaagaggaagaggaaagagttTCGGATGAAGAAACTGGCAGAAAAGAGTGGCGAAGAGCAGCTGCCAGAGATAAAAAAGGAGGAGCAGCAAGCCCCTGTCGCGAGCAAGAGAAATGAAACCACCATTGTCTTCAACAAGGTGGAGATGGTGGAAGAAGGCTTTGTAgacaaaatgcagaaaaagaagagcaagaaaCAGAGCATCAAGGGCCAGTTGACACCGCTGACGGGGAAGAACTACAAGCAGCTGCTCAGTCGCGTGGAAGCCCGCAAGGAGAAGCTGGAAAAGCTGCGGGAGAAGGACGAGGGGAAGGCCCgtgagatggaggagaagatcaaATGGACCAACCTGCTCTACAAGGCGGAGGGCATCAAAATCAAAGACGACGAGAACATGCTGCAGGTCGCgctgaagaggaaggagaagagacgcGACCACCGGAAGAAGGATTGGGTCAAGCGCAGTGAGAACGTCGTGGAGAAGATGCAGCATCGGCAGGACAAGAGAAGAAAGAACATCCAGAAACAGAAGCAGGTGAaaacggagaagaagaaggacagaGCGCGGAAGAGAGGCCGAGTGTTGCCCGAGGACTTGAAAAGAGCGGCGGTGTAG